A window of Bacillus sp. DX3.1 genomic DNA:
GTCCATTCACCTTTTGTATGCGTTTGACGCATAGATACAGCACCTGAACGCATGATGAGAACTTGTTCATCTTGGATTTTTATAATTGTCTTCACTTCGCCTTGTTCGTTCGGCTCTTGAAACGTTACATATGTACTTTGACCTTTTACATAGTATTGACCATTTGCGTCAAAAGCAATAGTTTCCTTTCGTGCCCCTTCACGGATTTCTGTTACGAAATGAACGTGCACCGGCAAGCCTGCAAGTTGTTTCTCCACGTCTTGCACACCTTTCAAAATGTTATAGATATTAAGTATAAGTTATATTAAATCACTTTCCTTATCATATCAAAAAAAACCTATGTCTGTCTGCTGAAAAATCAGGAAAACTACGTTTCGAAAAAACAATTTATAAAGATAGATTCTTCATGATAAAATATCTTTTAAATCTAAATTTTCTTTCATTAAGGGGATGTTTTTATGATACCGCCAAAATTAGAAAAAGGTGATGAGATTCGAATCATTTCACCAGCTTGTAGTTTAAGCATTGTCTCAGATTACAATCGAGAACTCGCTATTAAGAGACTAACAAATATGGGCTTTCGTGTTACATTTTCAAAAAACGCGGAAGAAATCGACCGTTTTGCTTCTTCTTCTGCTTCTTCCCGTATTCATGACCTTCATGAAGCTTTCGCTGATCAAAGTGTGAAAGCAATCTTAACAACACTTGGAGGATATAATTCCAATGGGCTGCTAAACCATATAGATTATGATTTGATTCGTAGCCATCCCAAAATTCTCTGTGGGTATTCTGATATTACCGCTCTAGGCAACGCGATTTATACAAAGTCTGGTCTTATTACATATTCAGGCCCTCATTTCTCTTCATTCGGAATGGAAAAAGGTCTTGATTATACAATCGATTACTTTTTAAAATGCATGACTGCTGAAGAGCCGATAGAAATACACCCTGCTGAAACGTGGAGCGATGACTCTTGGTACATTGACCAAGAAAATCGAACTTTCTTCAAAAATGAAGGGTATGTTTCCATACATGAGGGAGAAGCAA
This region includes:
- a CDS encoding DUF1934 domain-containing protein — its product is MEKQLAGLPVHVHFVTEIREGARKETIAFDANGQYYVKGQSTYVTFQEPNEQGEVKTIIKIQDEQVLIMRSGAVSMRQTHTKGEWTTGTYTSQLGTFALQTKTDNVLFKWSEEKKKGQLFLTYALLLSEQEAGRYTITMNLKEATK
- a CDS encoding S66 peptidase family protein; protein product: MIPPKLEKGDEIRIISPACSLSIVSDYNRELAIKRLTNMGFRVTFSKNAEEIDRFASSSASSRIHDLHEAFADQSVKAILTTLGGYNSNGLLNHIDYDLIRSHPKILCGYSDITALGNAIYTKSGLITYSGPHFSSFGMEKGLDYTIDYFLKCMTAEEPIEIHPAETWSDDSWYIDQENRTFFKNEGYVSIHEGEAIGEIIGGNMSTFNLLQGTVYMPNLRDKILFLEEDALTGKATVKTFDRYLHSLMQQPDFEHVKGIVIGRLQKGSEAVIEDIQEMIYSKQELSHIPIIANANFGHTTPIFTFPIGGRVKIIANQKQSSITLLAH